Proteins from a genomic interval of Zerene cesonia ecotype Mississippi unplaced genomic scaffold, Zerene_cesonia_1.1 Zces_u001, whole genome shotgun sequence:
- the LOC119838237 gene encoding uncharacterized protein LOC119838237 produces MEENFKKLQKDKQNTVDNLIKWLKDCKIIDGKNVTEDKARKLFDDVADAKNVEFKKFQDAVTKLAAGQQKNVDAFMKSLADEAPKVLEAVAAAASALKEALIKK; encoded by the exons ATGGAGgagaatttcaaaaaattacaaaaggataaacaaaatacagttgataatcttataaaatggTTGAAGGACT GCAAAATCATCGATGGCAAAAATGTGACAGAAGATAAGGCGCGAAAGCTTTTCGACGATGTTGCTGACGCGAAAAATGTGGAGTTCAAGAAATTCCAAGATGCTGTCACAAAATTAGCGGCTGGCCAGCAGAAAAACGTGGATGCGTTTATGAAATCCTTAGCTGATGAGGCTCCGAAGGTTCTAGAAGCGGTTGCAGCGGCTGCGAGCGCTTTGAAGGAAGCgcttataaagaaataa